One part of the Eptesicus fuscus isolate TK198812 chromosome 20, DD_ASM_mEF_20220401, whole genome shotgun sequence genome encodes these proteins:
- the ZPBP2 gene encoding zona pellucida-binding protein 2 isoform X1 has protein sequence MRAWVLVSTVLWYLTRVGWQRFSEFTEKGFVYGKLVHTVKIYVELHQNSPFLVCMDIELAKKETVDPTYLWIGPDEKPLTGNYRINITKTGKLMVKDFLESLSGLYSCTLSYKIIKVQTQKEKMVKNRYDFMMFAYREPDYSYQMAVRFTTKSCVGRNNELLFTLLKKILNNLISDLSCRIKQPSYKCHFVKLPKHGLIPELFIAFQVHAFVPQWESACNEAVDCENITNHNILQAKDRIAEFFRSQAFLFYHDYNKTLPAMHFMDHSFQMARMDSCRSGFGKNEGLHSNCATCCVVCSPGTFSPDADVTCHTCISILAYGAKFCP, from the exons ATGCGAGCGTGGGTCTTGGTCTCCACGGTGCTCTGGTACCTCACCAGAG TTGGATGGCAGCGTTTTTCCGAATTCACTGAGAAAGGCTTCGTTTATGGCAAGCTAGTGCACACAG TGAAGATATATGTAGAATTACACCAAAATAGCCCATTCCTTGTCTGTATGGATATAGAACTTGCTAAAAAAGAAACAGTGGACCCCACGTACTTATGGATTGGGCCTGATGAAAAGCCATTAACAG GAAATTATcgaataaatataactaaaacaGGAAAGCTGATGGTGAAAGATTTTCTGGAGTCTTTATCTGGACTTTATTCATGTACTCTTTCTTATAAGATTATCAAAGTACAAACCCAAAAAGAAAAGATGGTAAAGAATAGATATGACTTTATGATGTTTG CCTATCGGGAACCTGATTATTCATATCAGATGGCCGTACGTTTTACCACAAAATCTTGTGTAGGAAGAAATAATGAACTGCTTTTTACATTGCTGAAGAAAATCTTGAataatttaatttctgatttGTCTTGCCGTATCAAACAACCATCATATAAATGCCATTTTGTCAAACTTCCAAAACATGGCCTCATACCTGAATTATTTATAGCCTTTCAag TTCATGCTTTTGTACCACAGTGGGAAAGTGCATGCAATGAAGCTGTTGACTGTGAAAATATCACTAATCATAATATCCTCCAG GCAAAAGATCGAATAGCAGAATTTTTCCGAAGCCAAGCATTTCTTTTCTACCATGACTATAATAAAACTCTACCAGCTATGCATTTTATGGACCACAGTTTTCAAATGGCACGTATGGATAGCTGTCGTTCAGGCtttggaaaaaatgaaggtctacACAGTAATTGTGCTACCTGTTGcg TGGTTTGTAGTCCTGGGACTTTTAGTCCAGATGCTGATGTTACTTGTCACACCTGCATTTCCATCCTTGCCTACGGAGCTAAATTTTGCCCATAA
- the ZPBP2 gene encoding zona pellucida-binding protein 2 isoform X2: protein MRAWVLVSTVLWYLTRVGWQRFSEFTEKGFVYGKLVHTVKIYVELHQNSPFLVCMDIELAKKETVDPTYLWIGPDEKPLTAYREPDYSYQMAVRFTTKSCVGRNNELLFTLLKKILNNLISDLSCRIKQPSYKCHFVKLPKHGLIPELFIAFQVHAFVPQWESACNEAVDCENITNHNILQAKDRIAEFFRSQAFLFYHDYNKTLPAMHFMDHSFQMARMDSCRSGFGKNEGLHSNCATCCVVCSPGTFSPDADVTCHTCISILAYGAKFCP from the exons ATGCGAGCGTGGGTCTTGGTCTCCACGGTGCTCTGGTACCTCACCAGAG TTGGATGGCAGCGTTTTTCCGAATTCACTGAGAAAGGCTTCGTTTATGGCAAGCTAGTGCACACAG TGAAGATATATGTAGAATTACACCAAAATAGCCCATTCCTTGTCTGTATGGATATAGAACTTGCTAAAAAAGAAACAGTGGACCCCACGTACTTATGGATTGGGCCTGATGAAAAGCCATTAACAG CCTATCGGGAACCTGATTATTCATATCAGATGGCCGTACGTTTTACCACAAAATCTTGTGTAGGAAGAAATAATGAACTGCTTTTTACATTGCTGAAGAAAATCTTGAataatttaatttctgatttGTCTTGCCGTATCAAACAACCATCATATAAATGCCATTTTGTCAAACTTCCAAAACATGGCCTCATACCTGAATTATTTATAGCCTTTCAag TTCATGCTTTTGTACCACAGTGGGAAAGTGCATGCAATGAAGCTGTTGACTGTGAAAATATCACTAATCATAATATCCTCCAG GCAAAAGATCGAATAGCAGAATTTTTCCGAAGCCAAGCATTTCTTTTCTACCATGACTATAATAAAACTCTACCAGCTATGCATTTTATGGACCACAGTTTTCAAATGGCACGTATGGATAGCTGTCGTTCAGGCtttggaaaaaatgaaggtctacACAGTAATTGTGCTACCTGTTGcg TGGTTTGTAGTCCTGGGACTTTTAGTCCAGATGCTGATGTTACTTGTCACACCTGCATTTCCATCCTTGCCTACGGAGCTAAATTTTGCCCATAA
- the GSDMB gene encoding LOW QUALITY PROTEIN: gasdermin-B (The sequence of the model RefSeq protein was modified relative to this genomic sequence to represent the inferred CDS: deleted 1 base in 1 codon), producing MPSVFKTIARAVVQELDAAGDMIEVRSVLDADKFHCFCLVMGTNTRHFYRTDLTLEDILESDEGEGQCDELDFGLPGSKAEFQALDVVDSTRESTGKLPRGITIEGASQESHEHDITMLRSTISQQYLDPLQDREAEEKITHFVLSMQTRGEGLYLVTETLETTKKKETLTSEWQFKFWSLLKFFNLKYERKHQRAVTIPPKLVLGYRVKQLVFPNVGRMRKQGLLGAGKTKSFPEEEDGGSSCLGKSLNLEDLRNMKEKVQDTVSGLQDLTEEEREDVLSYLIKCLTTDEELRISQVLTSGELQMEGPAGPLLSSLFNAGILVEARAEAILEFLEALKELSEEKELMAETLKKGTLPLLKDQVESLLEQNWGEQPCDVGCDLETLYALYVAISILLQLSEKPASVPSC from the exons ATGCCCAGCGTATTTAAGACAATTGCAAGAGCTGTGGTCCAAGAGTTGGATGCTGCAGGCGATATGATTGAAGTCAGAAGCGTCCTTGATGCTGACAAGTTTCATTGTTTCTGTCTGGTGATGGGGACAAATACACGCCATTTCTACAGAACAGACCTCACCCTGGAGGACATATTGGAGAGTGACGAGGGTGAAGGGCAGTGTGATGAGCTGGATTTTGGGCTTCCAG GTTCAAAGGCTGAGTTCCAAGCTTTGGATGTGGTAGACTCAACAAGGGAGTCGACAGGGAAATTGCCCAGGGGAATTACAATCGAAGGGGCCTCCCAAGAGTCCCACGAGCATGACATCACGATGTTGAGGTCCACGATATCCCAGCAATATCTGGATCCGCTCCAGGACag GGAAGCCGAAGAAAAAATTACTCACTTCGTTCTATCAATGCAGACAAGGGGAGAAGGCCTGTATCTGGTGACAGAAACACTGGAAAcaacaaagaag aaagaaacccTGACAAGTGAATGGCAATTTAAATTTTGGAGCCTGCTGAAGTTTTTCAATCTCAAATATGAACGCAAG CACCAGAGGGCAGTGACCATCCCCCCAAAGCTGGTCCTGGGCTATAGAGTGAAGCAGCTTGTCTTCCCCAACGTGGGAAGGATGAGGAAGCAAGgtctgctgggggcagg aaaaacaaaatccTTTCCAGAAG AGGAAGATGgtggttcatcttgtttag GAAAGTCTTTGAACTTGGAGGATTTAAGAAACATGAAGGAGAAGGTGCAGGACACAGTGAGCGGTCTCCAGGATCTGACTGAAGAGGAGCGAGAAGATGTGCTAAGCTACCTCATTAAGTGCCTCACCACAGACGAGGAGCTGAGGATCT CACAAGTCCTGACCTCCGGTGAGCTGCAGATGGAGGGCCCAGCAGGCCCTCTCCTGAGTAGCCTTTTTAATGCTGGCATCTTGGTTGAGGCACGCGCAGAAGCCATTCTGGAGTTCCTGGAAGCCTTGAAGG AGCTGTCTGAGGAGAAGGAGCTTATGGCTGAGACCCTAAAGAAGGGGACCCTGCCCCTGTTGAAGGACCAG GTGGAGTCTCTCCTGGAGCAGAACTGGGGTGAGCAGCCCTGTGATGTGGGCTGTGACCTTGAGACTCTCTATGCCCTCTATGTTGCTATCTCCATCTTGCTGCAGCTGAGTGAGAAACCTGCCTCTGTGCCTTCCTGTtag
- the ORMDL3 gene encoding ORM1-like protein 3: MNVGTAHSEVNPNTRVMNSRGIWLSYVLAIGLLHVVLLSIPFVSVPVVWTLTNLIHNMGMYIFLHTVKGTPFETPDQGKARLLTHWEQMDYGVQFTASRKFLTITPIVLYFLTSFYTKYDQIHFILNTVSLMSVLIPKLPQLHGVRIFGINKY; encoded by the exons aTGAACGTGGGCACGGCACACAGCGAGGTGAACCCTAACACGCGGGTGATGAACAGCCGCGGCATCTGGCTCTCCTACGTGCTGGCCATCGGGCTTCTCCACGTCGTGCTGCTCAGCATCCCCTTCGTGAGCGTCCCCGTCGTCTGGACCCTCACCAACCTCATCCACAACATG GGCATGTACATCTTTCTACACACGGTGAAGGGGACACCCTTCGAGACCCCGGACCAGGGCAAGGCAAGGTTGCTAACCCACTGGGAGCAGATGGACTACGGGGTTCAGTTCACAGCGTCTCGGAAGTTCTTGACCATCACGCCCATTGTGCT GTACTTTCTCACCAGCTTCTATACCAAGTACGACCAGATCCATTTCATCCTCAACACTGTGTCTTTGATGAGCGTGCTCATCCCCAAGCTGCCCCAGCTCCATGGAGTCCGGATTTTTGGAATCAATAAGTACTGA